The proteins below are encoded in one region of Enhydrobacter sp.:
- a CDS encoding SDR family NAD(P)-dependent oxidoreductase — MRLQGRIALVTGASRGLGAAAALAFAREGAHCVLVARTVGGLEAVDDQIKAAGGNATLVPLDVTDSPGIDRLGAALYERFGKLDVLLGNAGILGQLSPIGHIDPTVFERVMAVNVTANWRLIRSLDPLLRLSDAGRAIFVTSGISRRIVPYWSAYAASKAALDMMIRVYAAEIAHTPVRANLYNPGPTRTKMRREAFPGEDPANLPPPEAHAEVLIRLALPSCILNGEWVADDRAV; from the coding sequence ATGAGACTGCAAGGGCGGATCGCGCTGGTGACCGGCGCGTCGCGGGGCTTGGGTGCGGCCGCGGCGCTGGCCTTTGCCCGGGAGGGCGCACATTGCGTGCTCGTCGCCCGCACCGTGGGCGGGCTGGAAGCCGTTGACGACCAGATCAAGGCGGCCGGCGGCAACGCCACGCTGGTGCCGCTCGACGTCACCGACAGTCCCGGAATCGACCGGCTGGGCGCCGCGCTCTACGAGCGCTTCGGCAAGCTCGACGTGCTCCTCGGCAATGCCGGCATCTTGGGTCAGCTCTCGCCGATCGGCCATATCGATCCCACTGTCTTCGAACGCGTCATGGCGGTGAACGTGACCGCCAACTGGCGGCTGATCCGTTCCCTCGATCCGCTGCTGCGCCTGTCCGACGCCGGGCGTGCGATCTTCGTGACGTCGGGCATCTCGCGGCGGATCGTGCCCTACTGGAGCGCCTATGCCGCGAGCAAAGCGGCACTCGACATGATGATCCGCGTCTACGCCGCCGAGATCGCCCATACGCCGGTCAGGGCCAATCTCTACAATCCCGGCCCGACGCGCACCAAGATGCGCAGGGAGGCCTTTCCGGGCGAGGATCCGGCGAACCTGCCGCCGCCCGAGGCCCATGCCGAGGTGCTGATCCGGCTGGCGCTCCCTTCCTGCATCCTGAACGGCGAGTGGGTGGCGGACGATCGGGCGGTGTAG
- a CDS encoding ABC transporter ATP-binding protein, with translation MSLLEVQGLNSYYGDSHILFDVALRVEKNEVVALLGRNGAGKSTTLKSLMGVVTPRSGKVIFDGHDIVGRKSHTIAQAGIQLVHEERRIFGSLNVEENLILAGHTAPGRWPVDRIWEMFPRLKERRASRGTDLSGGEQQMLAIARALIRDPKIVLLDEPFEGLAPVIVHDLMKACRNLAAAGQTIVIVEQNLAAVLALAQRVYILNNGHMAHESPAAEIKANPEILHRHLGV, from the coding sequence ATGAGCCTGCTCGAGGTCCAGGGACTGAACTCCTACTACGGCGATTCGCACATCCTGTTCGACGTCGCACTGCGTGTGGAGAAGAACGAGGTCGTGGCGTTGCTCGGCCGGAACGGGGCGGGCAAGAGCACCACGCTCAAGAGCCTGATGGGGGTGGTCACGCCGCGCTCCGGCAAGGTGATCTTCGACGGCCACGATATCGTCGGCCGCAAGAGCCACACCATCGCTCAGGCCGGCATCCAGCTCGTACACGAGGAGCGACGCATCTTCGGCAGCCTGAATGTCGAGGAGAACCTGATCCTGGCCGGACATACGGCGCCCGGACGCTGGCCGGTCGATCGCATCTGGGAAATGTTTCCGCGCCTGAAGGAACGGCGTGCGAGCCGCGGCACCGATCTTTCCGGCGGCGAGCAGCAGATGCTGGCCATCGCCCGCGCGCTGATCCGCGACCCCAAGATCGTCCTGCTCGACGAGCCGTTCGAGGGGCTGGCGCCGGTGATCGTGCATGATCTGATGAAAGCTTGTCGAAATCTCGCCGCGGCGGGCCAGACGATCGTGATCGTCGAGCAGAATCTCGCCGCGGTCCTTGCTCTCGCGCAGCGCGTCTACATCCTGAACAACGGCCACATGGCACACGAAAGCCCGGCCGCCGAGATCAAGGCCAATCCCGAGATTCTGCATCGGCATCTGGGCGTATAG
- the der gene encoding ribosome biogenesis GTPase Der, which translates to MRFAEHDHRPDRAGSRVAIVGRPNVGKSTLFNRLVGRRRAIVDDTPGVTRDVREAPAQLGDLAFTLLDTAGWETAGGEALEARMRGFTERAVDAADVVLFLIDARAGILPLDEAFASWLRKRAAKVILVANKCEGRAGQQGLAEAHGLGLGEPIPVSAEHGEGLSDLHEALAKHIAPMSEEGAEEEAPDEAEAEGLGDAERAGRPLLLAIVGRPNVGKSTLLNRLVGEERVLTGPEAGITRDAIRVEWQWKGRPVRLVDTAGMRRRSRIEARLEAASVADTLDTIRLADVAVVVLDAANMAEKQDLAVAGWVIEEGRALVIAVNKTDLLADDRSAAAKAWRRLRDRLEASFAQVKDVPIVGLSALNGRGVERLMPAVFGTYEVWNRRVPTPRLNRWLREMETLHPPPLAHGRRIRLRFMTQIKTRPPTFVLSVSQPAELGDDYLRFLVNRLRDDFGLPGVPIRLTMRKPKNPYVGRAKKR; encoded by the coding sequence TTGCGCTTCGCTGAGCACGATCACCGTCCTGACCGGGCAGGGTCCCGGGTCGCCATCGTCGGCCGGCCCAATGTCGGCAAATCGACACTGTTCAATCGCTTGGTCGGACGCCGGCGTGCCATCGTCGATGACACGCCGGGGGTGACGCGCGACGTGCGCGAAGCACCCGCGCAGCTCGGCGATCTCGCCTTTACCCTGCTGGACACGGCAGGATGGGAGACTGCCGGTGGCGAGGCGCTTGAAGCGCGCATGCGCGGCTTCACCGAGCGCGCGGTCGACGCCGCGGACGTGGTCCTGTTCCTGATCGATGCGCGTGCCGGCATCCTGCCGCTCGACGAGGCTTTCGCGAGCTGGCTGCGCAAGCGCGCCGCCAAGGTGATCCTGGTGGCCAACAAGTGCGAGGGCCGCGCCGGGCAGCAGGGCCTGGCCGAGGCGCATGGCCTGGGCCTCGGCGAGCCCATCCCCGTTTCCGCCGAGCACGGCGAGGGGCTGAGCGATCTGCACGAAGCGCTCGCCAAGCACATCGCGCCCATGTCCGAGGAAGGCGCGGAAGAAGAGGCGCCGGACGAGGCGGAGGCCGAGGGCCTGGGCGACGCCGAGCGCGCCGGGCGCCCGCTGCTGCTCGCGATCGTCGGCCGGCCCAATGTCGGGAAGTCGACGCTGCTCAACCGGCTGGTCGGCGAGGAACGCGTGTTGACCGGGCCGGAAGCTGGCATCACCCGCGATGCGATTCGGGTCGAATGGCAGTGGAAAGGCCGGCCGGTGCGCCTGGTCGACACTGCCGGCATGCGCAGACGCAGCCGCATCGAGGCCAGACTGGAGGCTGCATCGGTCGCCGACACGCTCGACACCATTCGCCTGGCCGACGTGGCGGTGGTCGTCCTCGATGCCGCCAACATGGCCGAGAAGCAGGATCTCGCCGTCGCCGGCTGGGTGATCGAGGAGGGCCGTGCACTTGTGATCGCGGTCAACAAGACCGACCTGCTGGCCGATGATCGTAGCGCGGCCGCCAAGGCATGGCGCAGGCTACGCGACCGGCTGGAGGCCTCGTTCGCCCAGGTGAAGGACGTGCCGATCGTAGGCCTCTCGGCGCTGAACGGCCGCGGCGTGGAGAGGCTGATGCCGGCGGTGTTCGGGACCTACGAGGTCTGGAACAGACGGGTGCCGACGCCCAGGCTCAATCGCTGGCTGCGCGAGATGGAGACGCTGCATCCGCCGCCGCTGGCCCACGGCCGCCGCATCCGGCTGCGCTTCATGACGCAGATCAAGACCCGGCCGCCGACCTTCGTGCTGTCGGTGAGCCAGCCCGCGGAGCTGGGGGACGACTACCTGCGCTTCCTGGTCAATCGCCTGCGTGACGATTTCGGCCTGCCTGGCGTTCCGATCCGGTTGACCATGCGCAAGCCGAAAAATCCTTATGTCGGCCGGGCGAAGAAACGGTAG
- a CDS encoding PQQ-binding-like beta-propeller repeat protein has translation MSTVLRFCDPRVLLAATLLSASLTGCSLFDKKGPPLPGERIAVFNERSEVEPDTDMANVPVVLPAPVVNDAWPQSGGFADYAMQHLEIDAQPRIVWTADIGAGTTSDRILTTPPVIADGKVFVKDAESTVSAFRADTGQRLWSVTLKPEDARDEGEFGGGLTWYGGRLFVTTGFASVFALDPNTGGEIWRSKESAPIRGAPLAFADRVFAITLDGKLHALAAVDGADLWSFTSLQEVAGYVDGPSPAGFGDYVVAPFKSGELVAFHPANNRSIWNDSLVGRGAEARAFGNLADIRGRPVIDRGQVFAMGSAGQITSIDLASGQRRWERNFGGNQTPWVAGRFLFAITSRADVVAMDRDSGKVKWVTPLTQYFDEKRQKLILWGGPVLAGDRLLVTGTTGDLLALSPYTGEVMGKISLGAPTRLAPVIANRTIYVLTDSGRLIALR, from the coding sequence ATGTCGACCGTGCTGCGCTTCTGCGATCCTCGAGTCCTTCTCGCCGCCACTCTCCTGTCAGCTTCCCTCACCGGATGCAGCCTGTTCGACAAGAAGGGGCCGCCGCTTCCGGGCGAGCGCATCGCCGTGTTCAACGAACGAAGCGAGGTCGAACCGGATACCGACATGGCCAACGTGCCGGTCGTCCTGCCGGCGCCGGTCGTGAACGATGCCTGGCCGCAGTCGGGCGGCTTTGCCGACTATGCCATGCAGCACCTCGAGATCGATGCGCAACCGCGGATCGTCTGGACGGCCGACATCGGTGCCGGGACGACCTCCGACCGCATCCTCACCACGCCGCCCGTCATCGCCGACGGCAAGGTGTTCGTTAAGGATGCCGAGAGCACCGTATCGGCGTTCCGTGCCGACACGGGGCAGCGGCTTTGGAGCGTGACCCTGAAACCGGAGGATGCGCGCGACGAGGGCGAGTTCGGTGGCGGTCTCACCTGGTATGGCGGACGCCTGTTCGTGACCACGGGCTTCGCCAGCGTGTTCGCCCTCGATCCGAATACCGGCGGCGAGATCTGGCGATCGAAGGAAAGCGCGCCGATCCGCGGCGCGCCGCTTGCCTTCGCCGATCGCGTCTTTGCCATCACGCTCGACGGCAAGCTGCATGCGCTGGCCGCGGTCGACGGCGCCGACCTGTGGTCGTTCACGAGCCTGCAGGAGGTGGCAGGCTATGTCGACGGACCGAGCCCGGCCGGTTTTGGCGACTATGTCGTCGCTCCCTTCAAGTCGGGCGAGCTGGTCGCGTTCCATCCTGCCAACAACCGCTCGATCTGGAACGATTCGCTGGTGGGACGGGGCGCCGAGGCGCGGGCCTTCGGCAATCTCGCCGACATCCGTGGGCGGCCGGTGATCGATCGCGGCCAGGTGTTTGCGATGGGCTCGGCCGGCCAGATCACGTCGATCGACCTCGCCAGCGGGCAGCGGCGGTGGGAGCGCAACTTCGGCGGCAACCAGACACCCTGGGTCGCCGGGCGCTTCCTGTTCGCGATCACCAGCAGGGCCGACGTTGTCGCGATGGATCGCGACAGCGGCAAGGTGAAGTGGGTGACGCCGCTCACGCAGTATTTCGACGAGAAGCGCCAGAAGCTCATTCTCTGGGGCGGCCCGGTGCTGGCGGGTGACCGCCTGCTGGTAACGGGCACGACCGGCGATCTGCTGGCGCTTTCGCCCTACACCGGCGAGGTCATGGGCAAGATCAGCCTCGGCGCCCCGACCCGGCTGGCCCCCGTGATCGCCAACCGGACGATCTATGTCCTGACCGATTCGGGCAGGCTCATTGCGCTTCGCTGA
- a CDS encoding bacteriocin: protein MKTKAFALILVPLALSLSACGDSWGQRAVTGGAIGTGAGLAVGALAGWPLLGPALAGAALGAGIGAVTTPGGVK from the coding sequence ATGAAAACAAAAGCTTTCGCCCTGATTCTCGTTCCTCTTGCCCTTTCCCTGTCCGCCTGCGGCGATAGCTGGGGTCAGCGCGCCGTGACCGGCGGCGCAATCGGCACGGGCGCCGGTCTCGCGGTCGGTGCGCTGGCCGGCTGGCCCTTGCTGGGCCCGGCGTTGGCCGGGGCAGCGCTGGGCGCCGGCATCGGCGCCGTCACGACGCCTGGCGGCGTCAAGTAG
- the purF gene encoding amidophosphoribosyltransferase has translation MTPARPHHDLDKFHEECALFGIYGTADAAAHTALGLHALQHRGQEASGIVTFDGRHFHNHRAAGLVGDIFGAQSVIAKLEGYSAIGHNRYATTGGSSDRNIQPIFADFDFGGLALAHNGNLTNAYLLRKELVRMGCLFQSTTDTEVINHLIARSTYSTVVDRIIDALGKVKGAYSLLMLTGEALYGVRDPLGVRPLCIGRLEDAWILTSESCALDIIGARFVRDVEPGEVVIVDGQGLRSIKPFPRHQRRFCVFEHIYFARPDSRIEGVGVYEARKRIGMELARESPVPADVIVPVPDSGVPAAIGYAHRSGIPFELGIIRNHYVGRTFIEPADNIRHLGVRLKHNANRAYIEGKRVVLVDDSIVRGTTSMKIVEMVRNAGAREVHMRIAAPPTTNPCFYGIDTPERDKLLASRYDVAGMAKFIGVDSLAFISIDGLYRAMGMPGGRNNANPSFCDACFTGDYPIPLDDLAEADEDRQLSFLAEPA, from the coding sequence GTGACCCCTGCCCGCCCACACCACGACCTCGACAAGTTCCACGAGGAATGTGCGCTGTTCGGCATCTACGGGACTGCGGATGCCGCCGCCCACACCGCGCTCGGCCTGCATGCCCTGCAGCATCGCGGCCAGGAGGCCTCCGGCATCGTCACCTTCGACGGTCGGCATTTCCACAATCACCGCGCAGCCGGCCTCGTGGGCGACATCTTCGGCGCCCAATCGGTCATCGCCAAGCTCGAGGGCTATTCGGCGATCGGCCACAACCGCTATGCCACGACGGGCGGGTCGTCGGATCGAAACATCCAGCCGATCTTCGCCGATTTCGACTTCGGCGGGCTGGCCCTGGCGCATAACGGCAATCTCACCAACGCCTACCTGCTGCGCAAGGAACTGGTGCGCATGGGCTGCCTGTTCCAGTCGACCACGGACACCGAGGTGATCAACCACCTGATCGCCCGCTCGACCTACTCGACGGTGGTCGACCGCATCATCGATGCGCTGGGCAAGGTGAAGGGTGCCTATTCGCTGCTCATGCTGACGGGTGAAGCGCTTTACGGCGTGCGCGACCCGCTGGGCGTGCGGCCGCTCTGCATCGGGCGGCTGGAGGACGCCTGGATCCTGACGTCGGAAAGCTGCGCGCTCGACATCATCGGCGCCCGCTTCGTGCGCGACGTGGAGCCCGGCGAGGTCGTGATCGTGGACGGCCAGGGCCTGCGCTCGATCAAGCCCTTCCCCAGGCATCAGCGCCGTTTCTGCGTCTTCGAGCACATCTACTTCGCCCGGCCCGACAGCCGGATCGAGGGCGTGGGCGTCTACGAGGCGCGCAAGCGGATCGGTATGGAGCTCGCCAGGGAAAGCCCCGTGCCGGCCGACGTCATCGTGCCGGTGCCCGATTCGGGCGTGCCAGCCGCCATCGGCTATGCCCATCGGTCCGGCATCCCGTTCGAGCTCGGCATCATCCGCAACCACTATGTGGGCCGGACCTTCATCGAGCCGGCGGACAACATCCGCCATCTCGGTGTGCGGCTGAAGCACAACGCCAATCGCGCCTATATCGAGGGCAAGCGCGTCGTGCTGGTCGACGACTCGATCGTGCGCGGCACGACGTCGATGAAGATCGTGGAAATGGTGCGCAATGCCGGCGCGCGGGAGGTGCATATGCGCATCGCCGCGCCGCCCACCACCAATCCCTGCTTCTACGGCATCGACACGCCCGAGCGCGACAAGCTTCTCGCCTCGCGCTACGACGTGGCCGGCATGGCGAAGTTCATCGGCGTCGATTCGCTCGCTTTCATCTCGATCGACGGCCTCTATCGCGCCATGGGCATGCCCGGCGGACGCAACAACGCCAACCCCTCGTTCTGCGACGCCTGCTTTACGGGCGACTACCCGATCCCGCTCGACGACCTCGCTGAAGCCGACGAGGATCGCCAGCTCTCCTTCCTCGCCGAACCGGCGTGA
- a CDS encoding tetratricopeptide repeat protein, whose translation MNPLKLLIFRNNRESRVSDQAAFQEIDDAVRQDDLKAWWKRYGTWVVAAGVALVVVAAGLVGWRQYQNAQRATAGAAYASALALIGKDNAAARAAFDRQAANAAEPYRSLAALIAAQMRDKPEEQVGTLRDLAPKLPGELSELAQVIAGYRSIDTPKADETVAALGPISGVDHAFHGSILELQALQAFRKGDAKRAKELWAEIIKDPAASSGTVQRAQAMLNLSDEQGTK comes from the coding sequence ATGAACCCGCTGAAGCTGTTGATTTTCCGCAATAATCGGGAGTCTCGCGTGTCCGATCAGGCCGCCTTTCAGGAAATCGACGACGCCGTCCGGCAGGATGACCTCAAAGCCTGGTGGAAACGCTACGGGACTTGGGTGGTGGCCGCGGGAGTGGCGCTCGTCGTCGTTGCCGCCGGACTGGTCGGCTGGCGGCAGTATCAGAACGCGCAGCGGGCCACGGCGGGAGCAGCCTATGCCTCGGCCCTCGCCCTGATCGGCAAGGACAATGCGGCGGCCCGCGCCGCATTCGACAGGCAGGCCGCGAACGCGGCCGAGCCCTATCGCTCGCTGGCTGCCCTGATCGCGGCGCAGATGCGCGACAAGCCCGAGGAGCAGGTTGGCACGCTCCGCGACCTCGCGCCGAAGCTGCCGGGAGAACTGTCCGAGCTTGCGCAGGTGATCGCCGGCTATCGCAGCATCGACACGCCGAAGGCCGACGAGACGGTCGCCGCTCTCGGGCCCATATCGGGCGTCGATCACGCCTTCCATGGCAGCATCCTCGAGCTGCAGGCGTTGCAGGCTTTCCGCAAGGGCGACGCGAAGCGGGCCAAGGAGCTGTGGGCCGAGATCATCAAGGATCCGGCTGCTTCGTCAGGCACGGTGCAGCGCGCACAGGCGATGCTCAATCTTTCCGACGAGCAGGGAACCAAATAG
- a CDS encoding branched-chain amino acid ABC transporter ATP-binding protein/permease, which produces MYGRRRSLVELLTAIGLIAAPFVLPYLDFAPNTVNRILVWGLFGIGFDILFGYTGLLSFGQSAFYGTGGFVAAYLLTRAGFPHVVLALVIGMIAAAVVGYLVGLIALRRTGIYFAMITVAIAEVFYFVEFNPLAAWTGGENGLPGVPAPSLNLGFFSLHFTTGWSLYPFLAFFYFIGIVIALRIVRSPVGAILTAIRENPLRAAAVGHNVHAYKLTAFVIAAAYAGLAGGLLGVLQAFMPPEAFTFDTSGQLVMQTAIGGRATLFGPLVGAAVWLYLQDFLQATVGLGAAWKLVLGLVFVLLVCFLRQGIIGGLRDLYRLGSRRGGPASEAPEESVPAAMSVGAAATPLPVHHRVAEPAAGPILKATGVSKRYGGLLANSDIDFAVEQGELRGIIGPNGAGKTTFFKMLTCEVEPTSGKIEFAGRDITGMGVTDVCQLGLTKSYQVNQLFSRLTVRENLQISALADLRGKFRLDLFRNPLRIPGLGDQIEHTLELVNLAHRADVPVAQLAYGEKRRLEIGLALATSPSLLLLDEPLAGMSPQERVETVKLLKSIRQGRTMIVIDHDMDALFELAERVTVLQEGRVLTEGTPDEIKGNPAVREAYLGGVLE; this is translated from the coding sequence ATGTATGGTCGGCGTCGCTCCCTGGTCGAGCTGCTGACTGCGATCGGCCTGATCGCGGCGCCGTTCGTGTTGCCCTATCTCGATTTCGCCCCCAACACCGTGAACCGCATCCTGGTGTGGGGCCTGTTCGGCATCGGCTTCGACATCCTGTTCGGCTACACCGGTCTCCTGTCGTTCGGCCAGTCGGCGTTCTACGGCACGGGCGGTTTCGTCGCCGCCTACCTGCTCACCCGGGCGGGCTTTCCTCATGTGGTGCTCGCGCTGGTCATCGGCATGATCGCTGCCGCCGTGGTCGGCTACCTGGTCGGGCTGATCGCACTGCGGCGCACCGGCATCTACTTCGCGATGATCACGGTCGCCATCGCCGAGGTGTTCTACTTCGTGGAGTTCAATCCGCTGGCGGCGTGGACCGGCGGCGAGAACGGCTTGCCGGGTGTTCCGGCGCCGAGCCTTAATCTCGGCTTCTTCTCGCTGCACTTCACGACGGGCTGGTCGCTCTATCCGTTTCTCGCCTTCTTCTACTTCATCGGCATCGTGATAGCGTTGCGCATCGTCCGCTCGCCGGTCGGCGCGATCCTGACCGCGATCCGGGAGAACCCGCTGCGGGCAGCGGCGGTCGGCCACAACGTCCATGCCTACAAGCTGACGGCCTTCGTCATTGCCGCGGCCTATGCCGGCCTGGCCGGCGGCCTGCTGGGCGTGCTGCAGGCCTTCATGCCGCCCGAGGCCTTCACCTTCGACACGTCCGGCCAGCTCGTGATGCAGACCGCGATCGGCGGCCGCGCCACGCTGTTCGGGCCGTTGGTCGGCGCCGCGGTCTGGCTTTATCTTCAGGATTTCCTGCAGGCGACCGTCGGCCTCGGTGCGGCGTGGAAGCTGGTGCTGGGGCTGGTGTTCGTGCTGTTGGTCTGCTTCCTGCGCCAGGGCATCATCGGCGGCCTGAGGGACCTCTACCGGCTCGGCTCCAGGCGGGGCGGGCCTGCGAGCGAAGCCCCCGAGGAATCGGTTCCGGCGGCGATGTCGGTGGGCGCCGCGGCGACGCCGCTGCCGGTCCATCATCGCGTCGCCGAACCGGCCGCCGGCCCGATCCTGAAGGCGACCGGCGTCAGCAAGCGCTATGGCGGCCTGCTGGCCAACAGCGACATCGACTTTGCCGTCGAGCAGGGCGAGCTGCGCGGCATCATCGGCCCCAACGGCGCCGGCAAGACGACCTTCTTCAAGATGTTGACCTGCGAGGTCGAGCCGACCTCGGGCAAGATCGAGTTCGCGGGTCGCGACATCACCGGCATGGGCGTTACCGACGTCTGCCAGCTCGGCCTCACCAAGAGCTATCAGGTGAACCAGCTCTTCTCCCGCCTGACGGTGCGCGAGAACCTGCAGATCTCGGCCCTTGCCGACTTGCGGGGCAAGTTCCGTCTCGACCTCTTCCGCAATCCCCTCCGCATCCCGGGGCTTGGCGACCAGATCGAGCACACGCTCGAGCTCGTGAACCTGGCGCACCGCGCCGACGTGCCGGTCGCGCAGCTCGCCTATGGCGAGAAGCGGCGGCTGGAGATCGGCCTGGCGCTCGCGACATCGCCCAGTCTTCTGCTGCTCGACGAGCCGTTGGCCGGCATGAGCCCGCAGGAGCGGGTGGAGACCGTGAAGCTCCTGAAGTCGATCCGCCAGGGCCGGACCATGATCGTCATCGATCACGACATGGACGCCCTGTTCGAGCTGGCCGAGCGCGTCACGGTTCTGCAGGAGGGGCGTGTCCTGACGGAAGGCACGCCGGACGAGATCAAGGGCAACCCTGCCGTGCGCGAAGCCTATCTCGGAGGCGTGCTCGAATGA
- a CDS encoding CvpA family protein, which produces MEQLGLTVFDVAVIAVAIFGAAIGMSSGFAHSVLFIASWVAAGWIAVHFSNLIQPQVQQLVANPELAYFVSMLVVFVGALIVLVMLTNAFSRSVRGGPLAKPDRILGAGFGAFCAWVVMGTAFLFYSYLGPKALPPPVEGGATFPMIKDMANFVEPYLPPGFRTRLQQKPVDSMPNLGPMPSPQSTPSTPDSAPTDNNQSQ; this is translated from the coding sequence ATGGAGCAGCTTGGCCTTACGGTGTTCGATGTCGCCGTCATTGCCGTCGCGATCTTCGGCGCGGCCATCGGCATGTCCTCGGGGTTCGCACATTCGGTCCTGTTCATCGCCTCGTGGGTCGCCGCCGGCTGGATCGCGGTCCATTTCTCGAACCTGATCCAGCCCCAGGTCCAGCAGCTGGTCGCCAATCCCGAGCTCGCCTACTTCGTCTCGATGCTGGTGGTCTTCGTCGGCGCCCTGATCGTGCTGGTCATGCTGACCAACGCCTTCTCCCGCTCGGTCCGCGGCGGCCCGCTGGCCAAGCCCGACCGCATCCTGGGCGCCGGGTTCGGCGCCTTCTGCGCCTGGGTGGTCATGGGCACCGCCTTCCTTTTCTACAGCTATCTCGGCCCCAAGGCGCTTCCGCCGCCGGTCGAGGGCGGCGCCACCTTCCCGATGATCAAGGACATGGCCAATTTCGTCGAACCCTATCTGCCGCCGGGCTTCCGCACGCGCCTGCAGCAGAAACCGGTCGATTCCATGCCGAATCTGGGGCCAATGCCCTCGCCGCAGAGCACGCCATCCACACCCGACTCCGCGCCGACAGACAACAATCAGTCGCAGTAA
- a CDS encoding ArsC family reductase encodes MARPAVLYGIKNCDTMKKARAWLDANGVAYTFHDYKVQGIDRVRLEGWAKKVGWEALLNRAGTTFRRLPEADKEGLGEKTALRLMLAQPSMIKRPVLEAGDGILVGFTPAKYETLR; translated from the coding sequence ATCGCGAGACCCGCTGTCCTCTACGGCATCAAGAATTGCGATACGATGAAGAAGGCGCGCGCATGGCTCGACGCCAACGGCGTGGCCTATACCTTCCATGACTACAAGGTGCAGGGCATCGACCGCGTCCGCCTCGAGGGCTGGGCGAAGAAGGTGGGTTGGGAGGCACTGCTCAATCGCGCCGGGACGACCTTTCGCAGGCTGCCGGAGGCCGACAAGGAAGGTCTCGGCGAGAAGACGGCCCTCCGTCTGATGTTGGCTCAGCCTTCGATGATAAAGCGGCCCGTCCTCGAAGCCGGGGACGGGATTTTGGTCGGCTTCACGCCAGCCAAGTATGAAACCTTACGGTAA
- a CDS encoding DUF2794 domain-containing protein yields MTNLYRLADRRARRIVSFDRRELSRLLNLYSLRVASGEWRDYAIDFRPGMAIFSIFRHTAEQPLFAIAKVPGHGPGGAYMVYNGPRKLAHGDSLEDVLRVFDRKLRLLLA; encoded by the coding sequence ATGACCAATCTCTACCGCCTCGCCGACCGGAGGGCGCGCCGGATCGTCTCCTTCGATCGCCGAGAGTTGTCCCGGCTGCTCAATCTCTACAGCCTGCGGGTGGCGTCGGGCGAATGGCGCGACTATGCCATCGATTTCCGGCCGGGCATGGCCATCTTCTCGATTTTTCGTCATACCGCCGAGCAACCCTTGTTCGCGATCGCCAAGGTCCCGGGCCACGGCCCGGGCGGGGCCTACATGGTCTATAACGGGCCGCGCAAGCTGGCGCACGGGGACAGTCTCGAAGACGTGCTGCGCGTCTTCGACCGTAAGCTGAGGCTGCTGCTGGCTTAG